In Palaemon carinicauda isolate YSFRI2023 chromosome 21, ASM3689809v2, whole genome shotgun sequence, the following proteins share a genomic window:
- the LOC137614786 gene encoding uncharacterized protein — translation MCQSDQISQTYNPKLVAFKKDCVDNHAEEDPDICAHLQFGDYNSDGTVNSGVLLEHFKEAFSKDPELLKSLTSRIELCDKNFPAQVYLDCVLEGCATN, via the exons ATGTGCCAGAGCGACCAAATCAGCCAGACTTACAACCCCAAGTTGGTGGCATTCAAGAAAGATTGCGTCGATAACCACGCCGAGGAGGACCCTGATATTTGCGCTCACCTTCAGTTCGGAGAT TATAACAGCGACGGAACGGTGAACTCCGGGGTTCTGCTGGAACATTTCAAGGAAGCTTTTAGCAAGGACCCCGAATTACTGAAGAGTCTGACATCACGAATCGAACTTTGCGACAAAAACTTTCCG GCTCAAGTCTACCTGGATTGTGTGTTGGAAGGCTGCGCCACCAACTAA